A single genomic interval of Lathyrus oleraceus cultivar Zhongwan6 chromosome 7, CAAS_Psat_ZW6_1.0, whole genome shotgun sequence harbors:
- the LOC127106911 gene encoding uncharacterized protein LOC127106911 — translation MEGKSNQNDSSSSFVSDLSGSKETHSSSSSSPSPNEVRDKAIKEKWDSILGTPDVIFKACGGGSQKIQTADKSYIYQDQRIEPCNLSSSILYGGQDIIPHAQNTRNEGKNLWAKTVGEDDLGIASRGDWWKGGLYY, via the exons ATGGAAGGAAAAAGTAACCAAAAtgattcttcttcttcatttgttTCTGACCTCTCTGGCTCCAAAGAGACACACTCATCTTCCTCTTCTTCTCCATCCCCTAATGAAGTGAGGGACAAAGCTATCAAGGAGAAATGGGACTCTATACTTGGAACACCTG ATGTCATTTTCAAGGCCTGTGGTGGTGGATCTCAAAAAATACAAACTGCAGATAAGAGTTACATATATCAAGATCAAAGAATTGAACCATGTAATCTCAGCTCATCAATACTTTATGGTGGCCAAGATATTATTCCTCATGCTCAAAATACTCGAAATGAAGGGAAAAACTTATGG GCCAAAACTGTTGGAGAAGATGATTTGGGAATTGCTTCAAGAGGAGATTGGTGGAAAG GGGGCCTCTATTATTAA